In Thalassotalea fonticola, a single genomic region encodes these proteins:
- a CDS encoding FAD-dependent monooxygenase, which yields MQSFDIVIVGGGMVGLTAALAICKQTPLKIAIIDSQPLNPIGAAPHLRVSAINDASKQLFTNLGVWADITNIRAQAYTNMHVWDKDGFGHVDFDLTDLPNSASNDDCLGTIIENDVIRNALYQTAQIHDNITLIKQTLTSIGVGESEVFLSFTEHTPIIAKLVIGADGANSWVRKQLDMAMTFRDYDHHAVVASVECSQGHQNTAWQVFLNAGPLAFLPLYQKNTCSIVWSLPPEEAMRVKTLSAAEFNKEITAASDGKLGQVSLQSERVSFPLTMRIAREFVKDRVILIGDAAHTIHPLAGQGVNLGLVDASALAQTLAATVFAGKELNDSKLLGHFSRWRKSDATDMIAAMESIKQGFSLQQVLPKFVRGMGMSLINNISPLKQILIKQAMGQTADLPELSKVKDPL from the coding sequence ATGCAAAGTTTCGATATTGTTATTGTTGGTGGTGGCATGGTGGGCTTAACGGCAGCACTCGCTATCTGCAAACAAACACCGTTAAAAATAGCCATTATCGACAGCCAGCCGTTAAATCCTATCGGTGCTGCACCTCATTTAAGAGTGAGTGCAATTAACGATGCGAGTAAGCAATTGTTCACCAACTTAGGGGTGTGGGCAGACATTACTAATATACGCGCGCAAGCCTATACCAATATGCATGTATGGGACAAAGATGGCTTTGGCCATGTCGATTTCGACTTAACTGACTTACCTAACTCGGCCAGTAATGATGATTGCTTAGGCACAATTATTGAAAATGATGTGATTCGCAATGCCCTTTACCAAACGGCCCAAATCCATGACAACATAACGCTGATAAAACAAACATTAACCAGTATTGGTGTTGGCGAAAGCGAAGTATTCTTAAGCTTTACTGAGCACACACCTATAATTGCCAAACTGGTAATTGGTGCCGATGGCGCAAATTCATGGGTGCGCAAACAACTTGATATGGCGATGACCTTTCGTGATTATGATCATCATGCCGTAGTAGCAAGTGTAGAGTGCAGCCAAGGCCACCAAAACACGGCCTGGCAAGTATTTTTAAATGCTGGCCCTTTAGCCTTTTTACCGCTGTATCAAAAAAATACATGTTCTATTGTTTGGTCATTACCACCAGAAGAGGCGATGCGAGTAAAAACGCTTTCAGCTGCAGAGTTTAATAAAGAAATTACAGCAGCAAGTGATGGCAAACTTGGCCAAGTGTCGTTGCAAAGCGAGCGAGTAAGCTTTCCATTAACCATGCGCATTGCCCGTGAATTTGTAAAAGACAGAGTCATACTTATTGGCGATGCAGCACATACCATTCACCCTCTTGCCGGGCAGGGCGTTAACTTAGGTTTAGTGGATGCCTCTGCATTAGCACAAACTCTTGCTGCTACTGTATTTGCCGGTAAAGAATTAAACGATAGTAAATTACTTGGCCACTTCAGTCGCTGGCGTAAGAGCGACGCTACTGACATGATCGCGGCCATGGAGTCGATCAAACAAGGCTTTAGTTTACAGCAAGTATTGCCTAAATTTGTCCGTGGTATGGGAATGTCATTAATAAATAATATTTCACCGTTAAAGCAAATATTAATCAAGCAAGCTATGGGGCAAACTGCAGATTTACCTGAGCTTTCGAAAGTAAAAGATCCACTCTAA
- the gcvT gene encoding glycine cleavage system aminomethyltransferase GcvT produces the protein MTNKTVLHAKHLECGAKMVDFYGWDMPINYGSQIEEHHAVRNDAGMFDVSHMTIVDVQGSDAKAFLRRLVINDVAKLEVAGKALYTGMCNEEGGVIDDLIVYFYTDTEYRLVVNSATRIKDLAWINKQAADYSVTITERPEFAMIAIQGPQAKAKVATLLTAEQTAAVDGMKPFFSVQAGDLFIATTGYTGENGYEIALPADMAADFWQQLVDAGVAPCGLGARDTLRLEAGMNLYGLDMDETVSPLAANMAWTISWEPIERDFIGRDVLSQQRAAGDQHKLVGLVMEAKGVLRTGLKVITEHGEGVITSGTFSPTLGHSIAMARVPRAVKLEETVQVEMRKKLVDVKVIRPSFVRNGKKVF, from the coding sequence ATGACTAATAAAACGGTATTACACGCTAAACACCTAGAGTGCGGCGCAAAAATGGTTGATTTCTACGGCTGGGACATGCCAATTAACTATGGCTCGCAAATTGAAGAGCATCATGCTGTTCGTAACGATGCTGGCATGTTTGATGTGTCACACATGACTATTGTTGATGTGCAAGGTAGCGATGCCAAAGCATTCTTACGTCGTTTAGTAATTAACGACGTGGCAAAGTTAGAAGTTGCCGGTAAAGCTCTTTATACCGGAATGTGTAATGAAGAAGGCGGTGTAATTGATGATTTGATCGTTTACTTCTACACCGATACTGAATACCGTTTAGTTGTTAACTCGGCAACACGCATTAAAGATTTAGCTTGGATCAACAAGCAAGCCGCAGATTACTCTGTAACAATTACCGAACGTCCTGAATTTGCCATGATTGCTATTCAAGGCCCGCAAGCTAAAGCTAAAGTTGCTACTCTTTTAACTGCAGAACAAACCGCTGCCGTTGATGGTATGAAGCCATTCTTTAGCGTACAAGCGGGCGATTTGTTTATTGCTACTACCGGTTACACCGGCGAAAATGGTTACGAAATTGCGTTACCAGCAGATATGGCTGCCGATTTTTGGCAACAACTTGTTGATGCTGGCGTAGCACCATGTGGCTTAGGTGCTCGCGATACACTACGTTTAGAAGCTGGCATGAACCTTTACGGTTTAGATATGGATGAAACCGTATCACCACTTGCTGCTAACATGGCGTGGACAATTAGCTGGGAGCCAATCGAACGCGACTTTATTGGTCGTGACGTATTGAGCCAACAGCGCGCCGCAGGCGATCAACACAAACTTGTTGGTTTAGTGATGGAAGCGAAAGGTGTATTGCGTACAGGTTTAAAAGTGATTACTGAACATGGCGAAGGCGTTATTACCTCCGGTACATTTTCACCAACGTTAGGCCACTCAATTGCAATGGCAAGAGTACCTCGTGCAGTTAAGTTAGAAGAAACTGTGCAAGTGGAAATGCGTAAGAAATTGGTTGATGTAAAGGTTATTAGACCAAGCTTTGTTAGAAACGGTAAAAAAGTATTTTAA
- the gcvH gene encoding glycine cleavage system protein GcvH, which translates to MSNIPSELKYATSHEWVRNEGDGTVTIGITEHAQGLLGDMVFVELPDVGDEISTGDDVAVAESVKAASDIYAPVSGEVVEVNEDLEDSPELVNSDAFGDGWLFKVKLDDAAELDALLDAEGYASSIDDE; encoded by the coding sequence ATGAGCAACATTCCTTCTGAGTTAAAATATGCAACGTCGCACGAGTGGGTACGTAACGAAGGTGACGGTACCGTGACAATCGGTATTACCGAGCACGCACAAGGGCTTTTAGGTGATATGGTATTTGTTGAATTGCCAGATGTTGGTGATGAAATCAGTACTGGTGACGACGTAGCGGTAGCTGAGTCTGTTAAAGCCGCTTCTGATATTTACGCACCTGTTTCTGGTGAAGTTGTCGAAGTTAACGAAGACCTTGAAGATTCACCAGAGCTAGTTAACTCTGACGCGTTTGGCGACGGTTGGTTATTCAAAGTTAAATTAGATGACGCCGCTGAACTTGACGCATTATTAGATGCTGAAGGTTACGCTAGCTCAATTGATGACGAATAA
- the gcvP gene encoding aminomethyl-transferring glycine dehydrogenase: MSTQTLSQLEQTQNFIRRHIGPNSEQTKAMLEEIGADSVDALIDEIVPANIRLADLPNIGDSKTEVKALSDLKAVASLNVVNQSNIGLGYYPTHTPGVILRNVLENPGWYTAYTPYQPEIAQGRLESLLNYQQMCLDLTGLDLASASLLDEGTAAAEAMALAKRVSKNKKSNLFFIADSVYPQTIDVVKQRADMFGFDLVMGPAEDVVNHNVFGALLQYPTASGEVSDITPLIEAVHSNKGIVAVAADIMSLVLLKAPGDLGADVVIGSSQRFGVPMGYGGPHAAFFTTSDKYKRSLPGRIIGVSKDTRGKDALRMAMQTREQHIRREKANSNICTAQVLLANMAAFYAIYHGPKGLKIIAERIHRFTDILCLGTAQKGLTAIHANYFDTLTFSVSNKDEIVARSLTNGVNLRTDVDGQVSVSLDETTTREAVSVLFDILLGEGHGLDVDTLDAAIIDCGHSSIPATLVRESAILTHPVFNSYHSETEMLRYIKKLENKDLALNHSMISLGSCTMKLNATAQMIPVSWPEFANMHPFAPIDQAQGYKHMIDELGDWLVELTGYDNISMQPNSGAQGEYAGLIAIHKYHQSRGDSHRNICLIPSSAHGTNPASAQMVGMKIVVTACDKDGNVDMADLKAKAEEHSENLACIMITYPSTHGIYEETIAEICELIHANGGQVYLDGANMNAQVGITSPGYIGADVSHLNLHKTFAIPHGGGGPGMGPIGVKAHLAPFLPDHTLVTVDDTTKGNGAVSAAPFGSAGILCISYMYIAMLGKQGVTDSTKYAITNANYLTHKLSQHFPILYTGKNGRVAHECIVDLRPLKEASGITEMDVAKRLMDYGFHSPTMSFPVAGTLMIEPTESEAKVELDRFVEAMTCIRNEIRKVEQGEWTLEDNPLHNAPHTLADITDNNWDRGYTIQEAVFPVAAVAANKFWPTVNRIDDVFGDRNLICSCPAISTYED; the protein is encoded by the coding sequence ATGTCTACTCAAACTTTATCTCAGTTAGAACAAACTCAAAATTTCATTCGTCGTCACATTGGCCCGAATAGCGAACAAACAAAAGCGATGTTAGAGGAAATTGGTGCCGATTCAGTTGATGCATTAATTGATGAAATTGTACCTGCCAATATTCGTTTAGCCGATTTACCAAACATTGGTGACAGTAAAACTGAAGTTAAAGCATTAAGCGACTTAAAAGCCGTTGCCAGCCTTAACGTGGTTAATCAATCAAATATTGGTTTAGGTTATTATCCAACGCATACGCCGGGTGTAATTTTACGTAACGTGCTTGAAAATCCAGGTTGGTACACAGCGTATACGCCTTACCAGCCAGAAATTGCCCAAGGTCGTTTAGAGTCGTTATTAAACTATCAGCAAATGTGTTTAGACTTAACTGGCTTAGACTTAGCATCTGCATCACTTTTAGATGAAGGTACTGCCGCAGCAGAAGCCATGGCTTTAGCCAAGCGTGTATCTAAAAATAAAAAATCAAACTTATTCTTTATTGCCGACAGTGTTTACCCACAAACTATAGACGTTGTGAAACAACGCGCTGACATGTTTGGTTTTGACCTTGTTATGGGTCCTGCCGAAGATGTGGTTAATCACAATGTTTTTGGTGCGTTATTACAATATCCTACAGCCTCTGGTGAAGTATCAGACATTACCCCGCTTATTGAAGCTGTGCACTCTAATAAAGGTATTGTAGCTGTAGCTGCCGATATCATGTCACTTGTACTTCTTAAAGCACCAGGTGATCTCGGCGCCGACGTAGTTATTGGTTCAAGCCAACGTTTTGGTGTACCTATGGGCTACGGCGGACCGCACGCTGCATTCTTTACAACATCTGACAAATATAAACGTTCATTACCAGGTCGTATTATTGGTGTATCTAAAGATACTCGTGGTAAAGACGCACTACGTATGGCGATGCAAACTCGCGAGCAACATATCCGCCGCGAAAAAGCCAACTCAAACATTTGTACTGCACAAGTATTATTAGCTAACATGGCAGCGTTTTACGCAATCTACCATGGTCCGAAAGGCTTGAAAATTATTGCTGAGCGTATTCACCGCTTTACCGATATTTTATGTTTGGGTACTGCGCAAAAAGGCTTAACAGCAATCCATGCCAACTATTTTGATACCTTAACGTTCAGTGTAAGCAACAAAGACGAAATTGTTGCACGTAGCCTAACCAATGGCGTTAACTTACGTACTGACGTAGACGGTCAAGTAAGTGTATCTCTTGATGAAACAACTACTCGCGAAGCTGTGTCGGTATTATTTGATATTTTACTTGGCGAAGGCCACGGCTTAGACGTTGATACCTTAGATGCGGCTATTATTGACTGTGGTCACTCATCAATTCCGGCAACACTTGTACGTGAATCTGCTATTTTAACTCATCCTGTATTTAACTCGTACCACTCAGAAACTGAGATGTTACGTTACATTAAAAAACTGGAAAACAAAGACTTAGCACTTAATCATTCAATGATTTCATTAGGCTCATGTACGATGAAACTTAATGCGACTGCGCAAATGATCCCGGTATCATGGCCAGAATTTGCCAACATGCACCCGTTCGCGCCAATTGATCAGGCGCAGGGTTACAAGCATATGATTGATGAGTTGGGTGACTGGTTAGTTGAACTTACCGGTTATGACAACATCTCAATGCAGCCAAACTCTGGTGCACAAGGTGAATACGCAGGTTTAATCGCTATTCATAAGTATCATCAAAGCCGCGGCGACAGCCATCGTAACATTTGTTTAATTCCATCATCAGCACATGGTACTAACCCTGCTTCTGCACAGATGGTTGGCATGAAAATAGTTGTTACTGCCTGTGACAAAGACGGTAACGTTGATATGGCTGATTTAAAAGCAAAAGCAGAAGAGCATTCTGAAAACCTTGCTTGTATCATGATCACGTACCCATCTACGCACGGTATTTACGAAGAAACAATCGCTGAAATTTGTGAACTGATTCACGCCAACGGCGGTCAAGTTTACCTTGATGGCGCTAACATGAATGCTCAGGTAGGTATAACTTCGCCTGGCTATATTGGTGCTGATGTTTCTCACTTAAACTTACACAAAACCTTTGCTATTCCACACGGTGGTGGTGGCCCAGGTATGGGGCCAATCGGTGTTAAAGCACACCTTGCGCCATTTTTACCAGATCACACATTAGTGACTGTTGATGATACAACTAAAGGTAATGGCGCGGTATCGGCTGCACCATTTGGCTCAGCGGGTATTTTGTGTATTTCTTACATGTACATTGCCATGTTAGGCAAACAAGGTGTAACGGATTCAACTAAATACGCCATCACTAATGCCAACTACTTAACCCATAAATTAAGCCAACATTTCCCTATTTTATATACCGGAAAAAATGGCCGTGTTGCTCATGAGTGTATTGTAGATTTACGCCCACTAAAAGAAGCGTCAGGCATTACTGAAATGGATGTAGCTAAGCGGCTGATGGATTACGGTTTCCATTCACCAACAATGTCGTTCCCGGTAGCGGGCACATTAATGATTGAGCCAACAGAGTCGGAAGCTAAAGTTGAGCTTGACCGTTTTGTTGAAGCTATGACGTGTATACGTAATGAAATTCGTAAAGTTGAACAAGGTGAGTGGACACTTGAAGATAACCCGCTTCACAATGCTCCACACACGTTAGCAGACATTACTGATAACAACTGGGATCGTGGCTATACAATTCAGGAAGCGGTATTTCCTGTAGCGGCAGTAGCAGCAAACAAATTCTGGCCAACGGTTAACCGTATCGATGATGTATTCGGCGACCGTAACTTAATTTGTTCATGTCCAGCTATATCTACTTACGAAGACTAG
- a CDS encoding Ig-like domain-containing protein, producing MENKKLTSALLVATLLSGCGGGGGSSDTPKVDANINTAPVAGADVGTAQNNNSVTVNVLENDTDAENNALSISEISTSPLNGEASISGGSIVYTPNVNFAGSDSLTYTISDGEFTATAELQLAVNHTLTVSGQVTDSPIGNAEVTVESNGQTYSTTADAEGNYSLDVVINDMLASLILTATGSKELGQENVQLQLFLGESATLLEQVDEHRDLISETNTTNITHVTTATYLLAKDLNDDEPFASMQEYLDTAAEISVEELIETAAFIKLMVDNDNFNLPEGETIVSFLDNTDEGSIGTVEAINGYLESNNYIDENGEATAEYSAAIETSKTETINDPKVMLQFTEEMITGKSLVEINDTKLGWLDFTASVIRHNSNGLATRYDSRHREVSTAEGLNWAVENGKLKYSYDELTGAYTREFSESFEELVTEYGFEQSVQSALVQAQNQGIIPPGIPLEIRYGVINKTVTLLAKSEDTYKVEEQVHSGYELVMPGEMNWQGDNPSASEDYSNTLTYVEPNTSLLNGLTIADIAGDWVMSLDYTIGKDVWSLQPVDVSGSDVVSINGTTASSRLSNHEFSVIFENGIIILKDGEVTYRVTPFQQAANNYLAYTEKLINNSLEKAYVWQMSKFDNTYQKLTNNLATELPEFQLANINGYFKEHWEGDKLKLADIWGYQFKANGTLRRGIYGENANSGSDIEVEHFYLGDDRWTWDTSGNIVNLRFGDSYQVRHRTWEVINVDDNGRALVFEYSSWGNDNNQDSVVTEDETGQFIYPRINSVSKEDMSNWEEAWKNTQDYGLIN from the coding sequence ATGGAAAATAAAAAACTAACTAGTGCTTTACTTGTTGCCACGCTTTTAAGTGGCTGCGGCGGTGGTGGTGGATCTTCAGATACACCTAAAGTCGATGCAAATATAAACACTGCTCCTGTAGCGGGAGCTGATGTAGGTACTGCTCAAAACAATAATTCAGTAACAGTAAATGTTTTAGAAAATGATACGGATGCTGAAAACAACGCGTTATCTATCTCTGAAATATCAACATCACCATTAAATGGTGAAGCAAGTATTTCTGGAGGCTCTATTGTTTATACGCCTAATGTAAATTTTGCCGGCTCTGACTCATTAACTTACACAATATCTGATGGTGAATTTACCGCAACAGCCGAATTACAACTTGCTGTAAATCATACCCTAACAGTTTCAGGACAAGTTACCGACAGCCCAATAGGTAACGCTGAAGTAACTGTAGAAAGTAACGGACAAACATATTCCACCACGGCAGATGCCGAGGGTAATTACTCATTGGATGTAGTTATTAACGACATGCTTGCGAGCTTAATTCTTACCGCTACAGGCAGCAAAGAGTTAGGTCAAGAAAACGTACAATTACAATTGTTTTTAGGCGAATCTGCGACATTGTTAGAGCAAGTCGATGAACATCGAGACTTAATCAGTGAAACTAACACGACTAATATTACCCATGTAACGACAGCAACTTATTTATTAGCGAAAGATTTAAATGATGATGAACCATTTGCGTCAATGCAAGAGTATTTAGATACTGCCGCTGAAATTTCAGTGGAAGAGCTTATCGAAACTGCTGCTTTTATTAAATTGATGGTCGACAATGACAATTTCAATCTACCAGAAGGTGAAACGATTGTTTCTTTCTTAGATAATACTGATGAAGGCTCTATAGGTACAGTTGAAGCGATCAATGGCTATTTAGAGTCTAATAATTATATTGATGAAAATGGTGAAGCAACTGCAGAATATAGTGCTGCAATAGAAACGTCTAAAACAGAGACTATTAACGATCCTAAGGTTATGCTTCAATTTACTGAAGAAATGATAACGGGTAAAAGTTTAGTTGAGATTAATGACACTAAACTTGGTTGGCTTGATTTTACTGCAAGTGTTATACGCCATAACTCCAATGGTTTAGCTACTCGATATGACTCAAGGCATAGAGAGGTTTCTACCGCTGAAGGTTTAAACTGGGCTGTCGAAAATGGCAAGTTAAAATATAGTTACGATGAATTAACCGGCGCTTATACTCGTGAGTTTTCAGAATCTTTTGAAGAGCTTGTTACTGAATATGGCTTTGAACAAAGTGTTCAAAGTGCACTTGTTCAAGCTCAAAACCAAGGTATTATACCACCCGGTATTCCACTTGAAATCCGCTATGGAGTTATCAATAAAACTGTAACACTTTTAGCTAAGAGTGAAGATACATACAAAGTAGAAGAACAAGTCCACTCTGGGTATGAGCTGGTGATGCCGGGCGAAATGAATTGGCAAGGTGACAACCCATCAGCTTCTGAGGATTATTCAAACACCTTAACTTATGTAGAGCCTAATACAAGTCTGTTAAATGGCTTAACAATAGCTGATATAGCTGGCGATTGGGTTATGTCATTAGATTACACTATTGGTAAAGACGTTTGGAGCCTTCAACCTGTTGACGTTTCAGGAAGTGATGTTGTTTCAATTAATGGAACAACAGCCAGTTCACGCTTATCAAACCATGAATTTAGCGTAATTTTTGAAAATGGCATCATTATTTTAAAAGATGGTGAGGTTACTTATAGGGTGACACCGTTTCAACAAGCTGCTAACAATTACTTAGCCTATACAGAAAAATTAATTAATAACAGCCTTGAGAAAGCTTATGTTTGGCAGATGAGTAAATTTGATAATACTTATCAAAAACTCACCAACAATTTAGCAACCGAGTTACCAGAATTTCAATTGGCTAATATTAATGGATATTTTAAAGAACATTGGGAAGGTGACAAATTAAAATTGGCTGACATATGGGGCTACCAATTCAAAGCTAATGGCACATTACGACGTGGTATTTATGGAGAGAATGCTAATTCTGGATCTGACATTGAAGTTGAGCACTTTTACTTAGGAGATGACAGATGGACTTGGGATACCTCCGGAAATATTGTTAATTTAAGGTTTGGCGATTCATATCAAGTTCGCCACAGAACCTGGGAAGTAATCAATGTTGACGATAATGGCCGAGCCTTAGTGTTTGAATATTCAAGTTGGGGCAATGATAATAACCAAGACAGTGTAGTTACTGAAGATGAAACTGGACAGTTTATTTACCCTCGTATTAATAGTGTCAGTAAAGAAGATATGAGTAATTGGGAAGAAGCTTGGAAAAACACTCAAGATTATGGGTTAATTAACTAG
- the ubiH gene encoding 2-octaprenyl-6-methoxyphenyl hydroxylase gives MTTATHYDVIISGAGLAGASMALALSKLSKADGSKLSIAVVEAYAINDNLPKSYDARVIALSHGTATYLQELGVWQALKPDAMAIADIHISDRGFYGKARINAADYNVCALGFVSEMQAIGNCLISALKQCPNVHFIEGQSITNIQWQTNAVTVLLANGNCLNASLLLGCDGGQSVCRQQAKISIQQFDYQQVAIIANVSPSKAHKGRAFERFTEYGPLAMLPMTDDRCSLVWTVTPEQVESLMALSDDNFAKQLERAFGSWLGSFSQVGKRFSFPLKLIQADEQTHHRMALIGNASHTLHPIAGQGFNLGMRDVKQMTQTIEQALSENADIGAHKQLRGYADKRSDDHSQVIALTDSLVHLFSNKHLPLVVGRGVGLKVLNYIAPLKKALAEKTMGHTR, from the coding sequence ATGACAACAGCAACACATTACGACGTAATCATATCTGGCGCTGGCTTAGCTGGCGCAAGTATGGCGTTAGCGTTGTCAAAACTTAGTAAAGCAGATGGTAGTAAGTTATCTATTGCCGTTGTTGAAGCGTATGCGATTAACGATAATTTACCAAAAAGTTATGATGCCAGAGTTATTGCCTTATCCCATGGTACGGCTACTTATCTGCAAGAACTCGGTGTGTGGCAGGCGTTAAAACCTGATGCCATGGCGATTGCAGATATCCATATTTCTGATCGCGGTTTTTATGGCAAGGCGAGAATTAATGCCGCTGATTATAATGTTTGTGCGTTAGGTTTTGTCAGTGAGATGCAAGCCATAGGTAATTGCTTGATATCAGCATTAAAGCAATGCCCTAATGTGCACTTTATTGAAGGGCAAAGCATTACTAATATTCAATGGCAAACAAATGCAGTAACTGTGCTTTTAGCAAATGGCAACTGCCTAAATGCAAGCTTATTGCTTGGCTGTGATGGTGGCCAGTCGGTATGTCGTCAACAAGCTAAAATTTCAATTCAACAATTTGATTATCAACAAGTCGCCATAATTGCCAATGTAAGCCCAAGTAAAGCACACAAAGGCAGAGCGTTTGAGCGCTTTACTGAATATGGGCCTTTGGCGATGTTACCAATGACCGACGATAGATGTTCGCTGGTTTGGACTGTAACGCCAGAGCAGGTCGAATCATTAATGGCGTTAAGTGATGATAATTTTGCTAAGCAATTAGAACGTGCATTTGGCAGTTGGCTTGGCAGTTTTAGCCAGGTAGGTAAACGCTTTAGTTTTCCGTTAAAACTAATTCAGGCTGATGAGCAAACTCATCATCGCATGGCGCTGATTGGTAATGCCTCACATACTCTGCACCCAATTGCTGGCCAAGGCTTTAACTTGGGCATGCGTGATGTGAAACAAATGACACAAACCATAGAGCAAGCTCTTAGTGAAAACGCCGACATTGGTGCGCATAAACAGTTGAGAGGCTATGCTGATAAGCGCAGCGATGATCATAGCCAAGTTATTGCTTTAACTGATTCTTTAGTGCACCTGTTCTCGAATAAGCATTTACCGCTGGTTGTTGGCCGAGGTGTGGGGTTGAAAGTGTTAAATTATATTGCTCCGTTGAAGAAGGCTCTGGCTGAGAAGACTATGGGGCATACTCGCTAA
- a CDS encoding DUF2999 family protein, translating into MNPIIQTLKEQNISDAKIKDVFQALTENPMMAMATIQSLGIPPEKLQSLMMMVMSQPQLIKEAVIELGLDFAKVEEAKSKLNG; encoded by the coding sequence GTGAACCCTATTATTCAGACATTAAAAGAACAAAATATTAGTGATGCAAAAATCAAGGACGTTTTTCAAGCGTTAACTGAAAACCCTATGATGGCGATGGCAACAATCCAATCGCTGGGCATTCCTCCTGAAAAATTACAATCACTTATGATGATGGTAATGAGCCAACCACAATTGATAAAAGAAGCGGTTATTGAACTTGGCTTAGACTTTGCTAAAGTTGAAGAAGCTAAAAGCAAACTGAATGGCTAA
- the bufB gene encoding MNIO family bufferin maturase, translating to MVTAPDHFIGFGLGLRTEHFQDVLDTRPNLDWFEVVSENFMINGGKPKHYLHAIREHYPMVMHGVSLSIGSTDPLDMNYLRQLKKLTNELQPKWISDHLCWTGNDHTNTHDLLPLPYNEEAIAHVVDRVKQVQDFLGRKILLENVSSYLTYQNSEMTEWQFFNEIVNRADCHILLDINNIYVSARNHDFSAESYLQGIDKDKVRQFHLAGHSDYGDYVIDTHDHAVADPVWQLYRQALKRFGWISTMIERDDNIPPLQTLLNELDIAREIADKTLNQINTS from the coding sequence ATTGTGACAGCGCCAGATCACTTTATAGGATTTGGTTTAGGCTTGCGCACGGAACATTTTCAGGATGTACTTGATACGCGCCCTAATTTAGACTGGTTTGAAGTTGTCTCTGAAAACTTTATGATAAACGGCGGAAAACCCAAGCATTACTTACATGCAATTAGAGAGCACTACCCTATGGTAATGCATGGAGTCTCTTTATCAATTGGTTCAACAGACCCATTAGATATGAATTATTTACGGCAACTAAAAAAACTAACCAATGAGTTGCAGCCAAAATGGATTTCAGATCATTTATGCTGGACGGGTAATGACCACACCAATACTCATGATTTACTGCCACTACCGTATAACGAAGAAGCCATCGCGCATGTAGTTGACCGAGTCAAACAAGTGCAAGACTTTTTAGGCCGTAAAATTTTATTAGAAAATGTTTCAAGTTACCTGACTTATCAAAATAGTGAGATGACTGAATGGCAGTTTTTCAACGAGATAGTGAACCGCGCAGATTGCCATATTCTATTAGATATAAATAATATTTATGTCAGTGCGCGAAACCATGACTTTTCAGCCGAATCTTATTTACAAGGCATAGATAAAGACAAAGTTCGACAATTTCATTTAGCCGGTCACAGCGATTACGGCGATTATGTTATTGATACCCATGACCATGCCGTTGCCGACCCAGTGTGGCAACTCTACCGGCAAGCATTAAAGCGCTTTGGTTGGATAAGCACCATGATTGAACGAGACGATAATATTCCGCCATTACAAACATTACTTAACGAGCTTGATATCGCCCGTGAAATAGCCGATAAAACACTGAACCAGATAAATACTAGTTAG
- the bufA2 gene encoding BufA2 family periplasmic bufferin-type metallophore has product MKHNTKVKLQGSAVALAVAGMMGIANAAPENVSTKSAATNVAEMAHCYGVNKCNGHNDCKTAGNACKGQAACKGHGFVAMSTKTCADIGGTVKDDWRGEVNTAELTHCYGVNVCKGHNDCKTAENACKGQAACKGHGFVALSAAACDDVGGTVGS; this is encoded by the coding sequence ATGAAACACAATACTAAGGTTAAACTTCAAGGTAGTGCAGTAGCACTGGCTGTTGCAGGTATGATGGGCATTGCCAATGCAGCCCCAGAAAATGTGTCAACTAAGTCCGCAGCGACAAATGTCGCTGAGATGGCTCATTGTTATGGCGTTAATAAATGTAATGGTCATAATGACTGTAAAACCGCTGGAAATGCCTGTAAAGGCCAGGCTGCTTGCAAAGGACATGGGTTTGTTGCCATGTCGACGAAAACTTGTGCTGACATTGGTGGTACAGTGAAAGATGATTGGCGCGGTGAAGTCAATACTGCGGAGTTAACGCATTGTTACGGTGTTAATGTGTGTAAAGGTCACAACGACTGTAAAACCGCTGAAAATGCCTGTAAAGGTCAAGCGGCCTGTAAAGGACATGGCTTTGTTGCGTTGTCAGCAGCTGCATGTGACGACGTTGGGGGTACGGTTGGCTCTTAA